In Candidatus Zymogenaceae bacterium, a genomic segment contains:
- a CDS encoding AMP-binding protein: MKKEQKFWKKSWDKGLDDLDPALWEMSFIDAIRPTFEQFPEKPALIYMGTVITFGELDVLANRFADMLIKNGFKKGDVVGINLPNIPEYVIAWLGSLRAGCAVSGVSPLLSTEEMEYQLKDSDARGLVTLDAIFQARLTKIAPNLPKLKVVVAASIGGYLPTVKRVLGKLLKKFPTGKVTPLSDKTVYLMEEVTKPGAFSDKDPGLDITPDDIAHLQYTGGTTGPPKGAMLTHRNAVSNLIVYQTWLGWKKGEGPAISGYPYFHIAGLYVNMNGMYLAWTQILVPNPRDTKYITSQIKKYRPTTLVNVPSLYQLLMADPDFRNLDHSNITSCLSSAAPFPEESQKELEAIVGKGKLVEAYGMSETSPLIASNPYKGKRKLGSIGVPILNTDVKLVDPATGKEVGIGEPGEICVKGPQVMVGYYKKPEETKNAIDKDGYMHTGDVAIMDDEGYLKIVDRTKDMIIVGGFKVFSVKVEDVLSEHPAVDLIATIGLPNPERPGSEIVKAFIQLKPEYVEKDSDALKEDITTYARERLTPYETPKVIEFLDEIPLTAVGKINKKVLRPQ; encoded by the coding sequence ATGAAAAAAGAGCAGAAATTTTGGAAAAAGTCATGGGATAAGGGCCTCGACGATCTTGATCCCGCGTTGTGGGAGATGAGCTTCATCGACGCCATAAGACCGACCTTTGAGCAGTTTCCGGAGAAACCCGCCCTAATCTACATGGGAACCGTAATTACCTTTGGAGAGCTCGACGTCCTCGCCAATCGGTTCGCCGATATGCTGATCAAAAACGGTTTCAAGAAGGGCGACGTCGTGGGGATCAACCTCCCCAACATTCCGGAGTATGTCATCGCCTGGCTCGGCTCGCTGAGGGCGGGCTGCGCCGTTTCCGGGGTGTCGCCCCTCCTCTCGACGGAGGAGATGGAATATCAGCTCAAGGACTCCGACGCCAGGGGGCTAGTCACGCTGGATGCGATCTTCCAGGCGCGGCTCACCAAAATCGCCCCCAACCTCCCGAAGCTCAAGGTCGTCGTCGCCGCGAGCATCGGGGGATATCTCCCGACGGTGAAACGGGTGCTCGGAAAACTCCTCAAGAAGTTTCCCACCGGGAAGGTCACGCCGCTTTCCGATAAAACCGTCTACCTGATGGAGGAGGTGACCAAACCGGGCGCCTTTTCCGATAAGGACCCCGGGCTGGACATCACCCCCGATGACATCGCCCATCTCCAGTATACCGGCGGCACCACCGGGCCTCCCAAGGGGGCCATGCTCACACACCGAAACGCCGTATCGAACCTGATTGTCTATCAGACCTGGCTCGGCTGGAAAAAGGGCGAGGGGCCGGCTATTTCGGGGTATCCCTACTTCCACATCGCGGGGCTCTATGTCAACATGAACGGCATGTACCTCGCGTGGACACAGATACTGGTCCCCAACCCCCGGGACACCAAGTATATCACGAGTCAGATCAAGAAATATCGCCCGACGACCCTCGTCAACGTCCCCTCACTGTACCAGCTTCTCATGGCGGACCCCGATTTCAGGAATCTCGATCACTCCAATATTACCTCCTGCCTCTCGTCCGCCGCGCCGTTCCCCGAGGAATCTCAAAAGGAGCTCGAGGCGATTGTCGGAAAGGGGAAGCTCGTTGAGGCGTACGGGATGTCAGAGACGTCTCCGCTGATCGCCAGCAATCCGTACAAGGGCAAACGGAAGCTGGGGTCGATCGGCGTCCCGATTCTCAACACCGACGTGAAGCTGGTCGATCCCGCCACCGGCAAGGAGGTCGGCATCGGTGAGCCGGGGGAGATATGCGTCAAGGGTCCGCAGGTGATGGTCGGGTATTATAAGAAGCCCGAAGAGACGAAAAACGCCATCGACAAGGACGGATACATGCACACGGGCGATGTGGCGATCATGGATGATGAGGGTTACCTGAAGATCGTCGACCGCACGAAAGACATGATCATCGTCGGCGGATTCAAGGTCTTCTCGGTGAAGGTGGAGGATGTCCTCTCGGAACACCCCGCGGTTGACCTGATCGCAACGATAGGCCTCCCCAACCCGGAGCGGCCCGGATCGGAGATCGTAAAGGCCTTCATACAGTTGAAACCGGAGTACGTGGAAAAAGACTCCGACGCCCTCAAGGAGGATATCACAACATACGCCAGGGAAAGACTCACCCCCTACGAGACTCCCAAGGTGATAGAGTTCTTGGATGAAATTCCCCTGACGGCCGTCGGCAAGATCAACAAGAAGGTGTTGAGGCCGCAGTAA
- a CDS encoding TatD family hydrolase, whose product MKPIPKAAQYIDAHAHLDLYRDGGEKALQEIEAHGILTISAAMNPASYRETFALAEKSDLVIPAFGVHPWEAQEYADRTDTLDAGLLSAPVIGEVGLDFRYVTDKKRYPAQERVFEYFLSHAGETGKILNLHTTGAEKTIAERLRSRDITRAIIHWYSGPKDALGALIDIGCYFTVGVEILFSRKIRDIARRIPLDRLLTETDNPVGIVWYRKDIPEGTPSLIFDVIGALADLHRMSTDDLARRIIDNVTTLTRDDPHLTNYRRRMPADTTVPAYGAE is encoded by the coding sequence ATGAAACCGATCCCGAAGGCGGCGCAGTATATCGACGCCCACGCGCACCTCGATCTCTATCGGGACGGCGGCGAAAAGGCGCTTCAAGAGATCGAGGCCCACGGCATCCTCACCATCTCCGCCGCCATGAATCCCGCGTCCTACCGGGAGACTTTCGCCCTGGCGGAGAAATCCGACCTCGTCATCCCGGCCTTCGGCGTGCACCCCTGGGAGGCACAGGAGTATGCCGACCGCACGGACACGCTCGACGCAGGGCTCCTGTCCGCCCCCGTCATCGGGGAGGTGGGGCTCGATTTCCGATACGTCACCGACAAAAAGAGATACCCCGCCCAGGAGCGGGTGTTCGAATACTTCCTCTCCCATGCCGGGGAAACCGGGAAAATCCTGAACCTCCACACCACCGGCGCGGAAAAGACGATCGCCGAACGGCTTCGGTCCCGCGACATCACCCGGGCGATCATCCACTGGTACTCGGGGCCGAAGGACGCCCTGGGCGCCCTCATCGACATCGGATGCTACTTCACGGTGGGGGTCGAAATCCTTTTCTCGAGGAAAATCCGCGATATCGCCCGAAGGATACCGCTCGATCGCCTCCTCACCGAGACGGACAACCCCGTCGGAATCGTGTGGTATCGAAAGGACATACCCGAGGGGACGCCCTCCCTCATTTTCGATGTGATCGGCGCCCTGGCCGACCTCCACCGCATGTCCACAGACGACCTGGCGCGCCGAATCATTGACAACGTCACCACATTGACGCGGGACGACCCCCACCTCACGAACTATCGCCGCCGGATGCCCGCCGACACGACCGTTCCCGCATACGGGGCGGAATAA
- a CDS encoding flavodoxin family protein has protein sequence MNVLIVNASPHGDKGNTGWILNPFIDGMKSKGAEVTVLYTRKMNIKPCLGCLGCWLKTPGECVLKDDYDPVLPMIKAADIMVFATPLYWDGVSGPMKMFLDRMTPMGLPFLEMRDGRDRHPVREGYGHGKVVVVSTCGYFTTENFDAMLDHFRAMTTNMEREFAGALLRPNAQSIQPMIMMGMEDQFSDILEASKKAGEELIGTGEMKAETLAIVSRDIMPVDVFMDNANTYFTKHLKKLEEKKSGTA, from the coding sequence ATGAACGTTCTGATCGTCAATGCGAGCCCCCACGGTGACAAGGGAAACACCGGCTGGATTCTGAATCCCTTTATCGACGGGATGAAAAGCAAGGGGGCGGAGGTCACGGTACTCTACACGAGAAAGATGAACATCAAGCCGTGCCTGGGATGCCTCGGCTGCTGGCTCAAGACCCCGGGGGAATGCGTCCTCAAAGACGATTACGACCCGGTGCTGCCGATGATCAAGGCGGCGGACATCATGGTCTTCGCCACGCCGCTCTATTGGGACGGGGTATCCGGACCGATGAAGATGTTCCTGGACCGCATGACGCCGATGGGTCTTCCGTTTTTGGAAATGCGGGACGGCCGGGACCGGCACCCGGTCCGGGAGGGATACGGACACGGGAAGGTGGTGGTGGTATCCACCTGCGGGTATTTTACCACGGAAAACTTCGACGCCATGCTGGATCACTTCAGGGCAATGACCACCAACATGGAGCGGGAGTTCGCCGGCGCCCTGCTTCGGCCCAACGCCCAGTCGATCCAGCCGATGATCATGATGGGCATGGAGGATCAGTTCTCCGATATCCTTGAGGCGTCGAAAAAGGCAGGGGAGGAATTGATCGGCACCGGCGAAATGAAGGCCGAGACCCTCGCCATCGTAAGTCGGGATATCATGCCGGTGGATGTCTTCATGGACAACGCCAATACCTACTTCACCAAGCACCTGAAGAAGCTGGAGGAAAAAAAGAGCGGCACCGCCTGA
- a CDS encoding site-specific integrase, translating into RVYLTDDVVEILKRANKVRSLTHTFVFTNKNGRPVKTIRTAFEGACRRAGIKEFVMHDLRHCFATNMRKAGIHDSVIMAQTGHKTTSMFLRYNTVDESDGRDAVSRLTDYLCGDIKKVTQK; encoded by the coding sequence ACGTGTGTACCTCACCGATGATGTTGTGGAAATCTTGAAGCGTGCCAACAAGGTGAGAAGCCTCACTCATACGTTTGTCTTCACCAATAAAAATGGGAGACCTGTAAAGACTATTCGCACTGCCTTTGAAGGTGCGTGTCGACGGGCGGGGATCAAAGAATTTGTGATGCATGACTTGCGCCACTGCTTTGCGACAAACATGAGAAAGGCGGGTATCCACGATTCGGTGATCATGGCACAAACGGGGCACAAAACCACGTCGATGTTCCTTCGTTACAATACGGTGGATGAATCAGACGGGAGAGATGCCGTTAGCAGGTTAACTGATTATCTCTGCGGAGACATAAAAAAAGTGACACAAAAGTGA